Below is a window of Drosophila nasuta strain 15112-1781.00 chromosome X, ASM2355853v1, whole genome shotgun sequence DNA.
gtttgttattcttttttagttgttgttgttgttgttttcgtttttggaaTTAGCGGTTAAACGGCTTAACGGATTCTTCCTGCTGTCCTGCTGTCGTGCTCTCTTTCCGTTATCTTTTTGAATTCGATTTCTTCTTGTTGATTTCCAGTCAATTTATCGTTTTCcttactttttttgtgtttgttgttgttgctgcccgAAGGAAAATCTCAACTGAAATTTGTAcgaaattttgtattttttgatgtttattaatttcatatgaatttatttttcccccatttattgttgttattctcaTTTCTGCCTATTTCGTTGCGCgactgtctgtgtgtgtgtgtttgtgtgtgtgtattttgttttgactttgacttttgAGCTGCCGCCTCATTTGTTGTCATTGCTGACTGTCTGTCAACCTCTTCACTGCTCGCCCCTTCACTACACACTTCACTCCCCACCAACCCCCCACGGTGTCAACAGATTGCGCCTAACTAGGTTGCCCTCCAATGCATCGTCGTTCTCACTGTtatgttgaaaaaaaaaaaaaaaaatcagtaGCTCAACTGAACAACTCAGCGAGGGCTGCTAGAACAATAATTAACTCTGTGATGaacacatttatatatatttttaatcccAAGACTTGCTATTCAATAATATCACAAGATCGTAGCTGTATAAATGTTGAGCTTTATTTGATCGCCAATTTATTGCAGTACTTTTGCTTTAATGAACAATCAGATTAAGAAATTGTCATTCATCCCTCAGTCAACCtattattaaagttttcaTTGTTTGCAGTCAAATCTTCAGAAAGATCAGTGTCATAAAAAAGTAGAATTCTCTCTACAAATGATCATgttattatagttattatagtTGAAGTGCGACATTTAATATCTTGCACTTGGATTTATAAAATTCATGAATTTGAACAATCTACTTAGTTCTtagaaattacaatttaaaatcttgatttcATTAAATGCTGTTTCACTACTAAATTCATTTGATGCCCCCTTCGATCCTAATGAGATTCAATTATAATcatataaatcaataatattttaggTTTGCTGTAGCGAAGCTTCACTGCTTTGTCTCATGGCAACAGcgttgattttttatttatttctctcactatttttgctttcattgttgttttttatttatttaatttttgtgttttttttttgttttttttttatcatttagagttaatttttgttcgtttCACTCGTTGCGTCAAGCGTCGTCTAATTGtcaatacattaaataaaccaagttaattacttgtatttttttttgttgttgttgttaaagttTTACACTCGCtggtgcaaaaaaaaagagcgcaaaaaaaataataaaacaaattgaaagtcAAGCGGctaaaagcgaaaaacaaaacgaagaagaagcaacaaaaatggtgagtaaaaaactgaaataaatcTATGCAAATCCCTTTGGGACAATCATAAATAACGCATCAGTCAAAACAAATCATCTAACGAAGGCGAAGGAGATGGAGAATGGGGCAGGGGAAGGaaaaggggaaggggaatgCGATCGATGGCGAGTCTCGATGATAATCTTTCGACTCGAATCGTTTGTCATCTGTTTCtcgttgttttcgttgttgttgttgccccaaccacatgcaacacacacacgcacacacacttggagAGTTTGAAGATCTCCATTCATagagtctgtgtgtgtgtgtgtgtttgtggcacGTGGGCGGTCGCTCGCTTCACTTGGCTTGCAAACAGGTTGccgcattacgtatacgccacacATGCCACGTCcgtttactgctgctgctgctttgaagtgtctgtgtctgtgtctgtgtctatctgtgtgtgtgtgtcgctcgACGCCAAAGTTGGTGTAAGATTCATAGCGTGTGGAATTTTCGAGTGTTACAAactaaaaaacagaaaacaaactCAAAACTGTCGTTTTCTTGAGCTTTTTACGAGCTGCCTACCCAAAaagcacgcacacaaacaacagTACCTCCTCCTCCCCTTTTCCTCTTCCTCTGCTTCGGCTCTTCATTTGGCCCCGACTTTGCCATATTagtatttatgttaattatcAATACTAAACGTAAGAAAAGAGCCACAGCATACAAATAAAAGACGCACACCACACACCATTGAAAAacaattccaaaaaaaaaaaaaaaaaacaatttccaaTAGTTGAAGTTTTGGGCCTGGGCCACCTTCAGTGGGCGAACACGAAAACTTTcccaaacaaaaatgaaatacaataaaataaaataacataatgTTTTGCAAGTGTCGACAACAAACACTTGAGCTAACGTCCCACGTCCGCAAGCTGGGAAAGCCAAAAAGTGACActccaaagaaaaaaaaatgaaaacagttCCAagtcgaattcgaattcgagtCGAATTGAGTTGAACTAAGAGATCACAGATCCAGATCTAACGATGATCGCATAGAACTCGATAATcgaattgtttttgttatttcgttttctttttcttttttggagCTCTGCTCTCTGACATCATTTGGctgtcttcttctttttcttacATTCCAATACTTAATTTGGCAATCAATCGATCTGAATGATTCATTTTCACTTTCCTTAACCAAAAACCGAAATGAGTTTGCTTTAAATATCATATTGATTAATTTCTCCATTAAGTACGCTCAGTTTCAGGTTCGGTTTCCAAGTAAatctttaaatactttaactAACTTGTTTCGGTAATGTCtctataataaatttttaaaatttatttattaaaccagtatcataaaattgtaaaatatttgaatttttgaaaacGAGAACCATAAAATGCTACACCTAAAAACTTTGCTTCCTTTCgaatgtttttggttttttgcatCATTAAAGTAAAAGTTTTGAACGCAGTTTTAAAtcttactttttatatttctgaatataaaattggattaattaagcaaaaaattgaagaaaGTTTTCTTTACTGTCATAATCCTATTTGAAGCTgaatttttttgtgctctcaAACTGAAAAGATTTGTGATAGTCATTTTATGCGATCTTAATACAAAGAGTAgtaaaaataccataaaatacacTAAAGAGtagcaaatatatttagaaaataatatttcaaatcaGTTCTggagttttcaatttgcttccTTTCGAatgttgcattttatttttctgaatATCAAATTGTATCATTACATTAAAAGTTGTGACAAAGCTTTCTCAACTGTCATAATCTTATGTAAAACTGGAATTGTTTGAATAGATTTGTGAAAGTCATTTTGTGCAAACTTAATActaagtaaatattatatactattattattattttcaatgcaCTGTAaaagagctataaaaataaaaataaaaataaatattgtaatcgTTGAGCTATTAAAATACACTTAAGAGcacaacatacatacaaaataaacttttaatatCAGTTTTAAAGACTTCAATTTGCAATCGATTGACTTTCCATTCAGTTGAAAAAAGAATTGCTGATCGATCTGCAATCTATTCATAGATTTCGCCCTATCAAATTTCAGCagttgaaataaatgaattatctATCGATCGATATTGATTCTATGTACAATATGCTGCCTGATTTTCCTACGCTTTCCATCCAATTTTCTTTCTTCTGTTGTATGCCAAATGTTAAGTGatcttttttatgttttggcCAATCCGTTGATTGACAGCTCTGATTGATGGCACTACAACAAttgcctttgtttttgtttttgttttttatgcccAACACCTACACATAGATAGATAGACATAGATTCTGCTTTGAGTATGATTCAtttgtgcaatattttaattatcgCATTTGAAtaagcaacaaatacaaatcgaAATGAATTGTTTTGACTTATTATTGCGGTTTCCTCGCAGCGCCTCATTATGGTTGTTAGTGTTTGCCTGCTTCgttcgattgttgttgttgttgttgttggcttttcaAGGGGAAAACTATGCCGGCATAAATTGTTTACGCTTATTattaattgctgttgttgttgttgttgttctgtttgttgttgttgtcgcttcaCTTGGCAACTTGGCAACAGCGCCGTCGGCTCTCTGATTGTTGCAATTAACTGATAACAGCTCGCAGAATtctatgaaaatatgaaaatgaactGCACTTCAGGTGcgttgagaaacttttcctCCAATCAAATTTCTGATTCAACTTCTtcgaaattatttcaattgcttttctttgctattattaaatgttgtttaGTTTTGTAATATTCCAAATGTGCATTTAGTTTCggtttatttataattcacGTATCCTGCTTCttagcatttgtttttataaataaaagggctgacaatctggtatattttagtatttttaggtatattatttggttgACAAGCTGGCATATTTCgaccctttggtatatttttgtatttttaggtttattatttggttaacaatctggtatatttcgaccacgaaataccaaatatggcattctgtatattttagtatgtttctggtatattattcggttgacaatctggcatatttcgaccctctggtatattttagtatttttaggtatataatttgtttgacaatctggcatatttcaacccttttgtatattttagtactttttagGTATATTCTTCGGTTGACAATCTGGCTTATTTCGACCCTTTGGTAATATACCAAACCAAAGGgtcaaaatatgccagattgtcaaccgaataatataccagaaacatactaaaatatacagaatgccatatttggtatatcgtggtcgaaatataccagattgtcaaccatataataaacctaaaaaaatactaaaataagtatttttatttttagtataaaaatactaaaataagtatttttatttttagtataaaaatactaaaataagtattttttaggTTTATTAtatggttgacaatctggtatatttcgaccacgatataccaaataaggcattgtgtatattttagtatgtttgtGGCATATTCCGaccctttagtatattttagtatttttaggcATATTATtcggttgacaatctggtacattttgatgttaatataccaattatgactttcggtatgttttagtatttttgtggtatactatttggtatattttaagaataataccgcactgtttagcttttattttaaattggtagcgggtatctcaaagtcgagcagatttcttgttatatttaatttgctataCAGAACGGCGTACAGTGAACTTGCAAGTTTTAAGAGAGAAATGGTGACGACATTCACATTTAACATTATCAAAGGTTATGAACACttctaattaatttaaaaataatattcacatcaaaaaaaaaaaaaaacttgacaGGGTAATTTCACGTCGCCTACGCTCGCTTTGTGAGGCATCGTGCTGAGTAAATGGTTCTTAGAATCATTAGAAGAGTTTATTGCCTTTGTTAATGAATTAGCTTAGCAGGTGAAATCCCGCGagttaaacaaattgaaaaccaCTAAagcattaaacaaataaataggaaaactaaaaacaaaagctaagAATTTgagcaataataaaattaaatggttTTTTCTTGTACAATAAAATAAGTGTGACCAATGTACAGTCAAATTGGAGCTGTCAACTCTGCGTGAAATTGGAGATGCCAACTCTTTgcgaaaattaaaagcaaaagctaaaTAATACGTTAGAGAGCgagcaataataaaattaaagtgtGACCAATACGCTTGCAAATTGGAGCTGCCAACTCTGGGAGGAATTGGAGCTGCCAACTCATTGCGTTTTCGTTGAGATGTTTTCCATTGTTCTTTGTCTAAGCAGCGTATTTGCACTTCGGTGTGTAAAGGTTCAATGTACGTTTatcgtttgttgttttttcatGCCTTTAgcttcttgtttttattgtgttcttttttttttttgtgtgtgttttgtttgctcgTTTTTAAGCGCCAAAttgttcattaaatttaatgctgtCGTTTAGCTGCCTCTTGCCTGTTGTTGTGTAGGGCAAACttcgctctctcactcgcaATTTGCGGCTctcttggctgctgctgtttcagTGTTTGAgtgtttcatttgtttaattcaattctAACTCTAGCGATGATCTAAGTgagacgtcgtcgtcgtcgtcgtcgtcgtcgtcgtcgtctttgcCTTTTCTATGCaaaatgttgatgttgttgctgctacacATCTGgcataaaacaacaactatagcGAGTGCGCTGCCCACAATTTGCCAGTCGAGAAATTAATGTGCGTTTAATTcgtgcaaattaaatttggagaacacacacacacactcattgaATTCCCCCGACAAAAGTGCAGTCGACGGGGCAATTGCCTTTAATTTACGAGCTGCTgcgatttttcattttaatattcgaaattgtgcattttgatttcaaattgcGTTATCACATCCAAACGGAGAACTCAACAAATTCGCACTGTTTGTTGCAACATTGAcaccatttgccatttgccttAAATCGCCGTCGTGGGTGGCCcgaaagaaaaattaaaaaattggcAGACATTGCGACTTGCGACTTGTAAGGCTTTGGCCAcggacaaaaaaaaaaaacacctcAACTCAATTGAATTCACCTCCATTGTGATGGATCGGCATTGccaaaattgtttattattgccGCTGTTAATGTTTATTGCCTTCTAActgtaataacaataattcaTTCACTTCAACTTTTAAGACTTAGCGAACAcactaaagaaaaaaaaaaaaaacgattaaACTTATCGCTGCATATCGATTAACTCGCGTTTCTGGAATTGGGAATGCCCCCCAAATTTGGCATAGGCACaacatttattattgcaattcaactgctgctgcactttttGGGCcgtaattcattttaatatttatgaatgttTTCTTTGCACTTAATTTCTGcgaatttgcaatttttctttaatttcgcCATAAATTAacgttgcctactttttggCGTTGCAAACTTAACTCTGCCGATTAAAGTTGTTTTATGCTTTCttctcatttttgtttttggagaATGGAATTCAAAATGATTCACAAATGACTTAATCATCCCATTTCGATGACACATGGTCATCAGGTTAATGTTGGAAAATCTCGGCAGCGTTTTAATCACCCAACTTTAATctttaacataaatttacaCGTTTAATTCTTGCAAATAGGAACTCAATTAGATTTGATTTATCATTAAAACAGGTAGGAGAGCTACAGTCGAGATTTTGAAGCgctattaattttaaaatataccaaataaatattccgcaaaaatacaaaaaaaaataccaaaagcattatttggtatattgtatagctatacattcaaattataccattaagttaaaaatatacaaagaagttgacgctgatcaagtacatatatattcaaaaatataccaaatgaatataccagaccaaagttataataccattCTACTCTATGAGAATCGGGTAtactaaatacatatacaaataatgaGTTACTTGCGCTGCTTATACAACAACGATTTCCAGATTAATTGCTAGAAAACACACCtcaaaaacaaatacgaaatCAGGCAAGTTCATCGTATAAACGCGCTGGCAATCTTTTGATATGAACCccggacaacaacaacacacattactttataatgtgcaataaaaatgatttaatgcTGATGCTCAtcattttagtattaaatacatattatatattattattattattgttctttgTGTTGCGGTCTGAGTTATGAGCTTTCGAGGGGTCTAGGGGTCTAGGGGAATCCACATTGGGGTCTCTCGACTCTGGAATTTGCATTGAGTTACGCAAATCTTTCGGTGTTGTTGCGGTTTATGAACTCAAGGCATGCCAATaactgtgtgagtgtgtgtacgTCGAGTCTTTAgatcagacaaaaaaaaaaataaaaacagtacTCCCAACATTCACTCACATTCAGGGGGCATTCATTCAGTCATTTAGTTATTCATTTAAGAAGcattatgaaatatttgaacGCCTTTCCCACGTGATGTTCATATTAATTACTCCATTTCCAATTCCATTTCaatgtttgtttgtctctCTTCCCAAAATCTCAGTCGGAGCCGGCATCGATTTGTCACAAGTGCAATGAGGTCATACAGCAACGCATCATTACGGCCCTGGGCAAGACCTGGCATCCGGAGCACTTTGCCTGCAAGGACTGCAATCGCCCCATCACCGAGGCCACCTTCCACATACAGAGCGACGAGCCCGTCTGCTCCGATTGCTTTGTGAGCAACTATTCGGGCACTTGCTTTGGCTGCAAGCAGCCCATCTTGGAGGTGAGTTCTATACACAAGTCTATTACTATTCAACACAGCGCAGCTTTTGTCCAGATATTCTGTAATCACTGTGAAATCTTTGCACCAGCCCACTCTACACTTAAGGGCTAGAACCTTACACAACTCTACATTATCACACTCTTCAGTAGCCTACTTTCCAATTCCCTACTCTACTCTTCACTACTCCTACTTTGCACTTGCAAACTCTCCACTCCACTAATACTCCAATGTCCAAATTCTCCACTACTCAACTATCCATTGCCCAATACTCCGCTAATCCACTCTCCACTACCCAACTCTCCTCTACTCAACTCTCCACTATCAAATGATCCACTACCGAACTCTTCACTATCCAACTCTTCATTGTCAAACTCTCCACTACCAAACTATCTACTGCACGACTCTCCACAACCCAAATTCTGTACACTGCTCCGCTCCCCAACTCTCCATTAACGCTTACTCTTCCCTTTTCTACTATTTGTCACCACACATATGCTCTCCGCTGCCAGTTTATATTGCTGAATTCTCCACTACCCGAATCTCCACAAGACTGTTATTTACTGCCCTTACCCCACAACCATTCTCTACTACCTTGAATTCAATATAACCAAACTCTCCACTATCCAAATTCTTCACTATTCAACTACCCACTACTCAAATCTCCACTACCTCTGCGTTACCGAACTACCATTACCAAACTCTCCACTACCTATTTTTCTACTATGCAAATTCTTGGCTATTGAAATTATCGACTATTCAACTCCTCCACCTAAGTCTACACTAGACTGCTTAGCTACCCAACTCTCCATTACCCTCGACTCTACGTTCCTCTGCCAAATTCTTCACTACCCAAATCTCCACAAGACTGCTCTTACATCCAATACTATCTCTACTACCTTTAATTCTATATAACCAAACTCTCCAGCTTTGTACTCCGctattctatatttatttacccTACATCGAACTACTTAACAACTACATAACTTCACCGCAAATCACTCTGTGAAATCGTTTCCATCTATTAAACACTAGCTCTCCAACAGTGTAAAGTCTATACCAGCCCAAACTCAAACCACCTCCTATTCGACTGCATGGCACACTTCTCTGTCCTCTCCGGATCGAAATACGCAATTGCATGGGGCACAGTCATCAAGATCAACATTGATGACATCGTCTGTCAAGGCGTCGTCTGTTTGCCATAAACTTTGGCGTTTTATGAACAGCAATTGTTATATGGTCAAATTGTCAACATTTCCTCATATGCTTCATCTGCTTCTTCTCTGTGTACGAGTATATACACCCAATAAACTTGTAATGCATAGCGTATATGAGAACAGCaaatgatattataataatatctaTTTATATGATGACTCGCACAGCTTGTTTATCCAGCTACAAGCTAGTCAAGCAATCAgttctctatctctatctctatctgaATTTATCTAACTCTCTATCGCTATCTCTATCGCAATAACTGATACAATCAGTTTATTCATTGGGCAATTAGTGAACAGCTGTACATGATTCTAAATTTGTTCGTCGTCTCATGCTGAGCAAAAATTGTACAAGATTCTTAATGATGCTCATTTATTTTGGGTTAGGTCAGGATTGAACTTGAAGCGTGTGCAATATGATTCACAGATTAAATctatctatatttatataatgtaACTGCATCTGCTTTCGATCAATGTCAAATAAGTCAAGTTTTCACATTGCGTATTATTATGCTAATCAATGATCATAtatcaattcaaattattgttttataactCAATTATAAATCCTACTTCAATATTATCTTAATGATAAAGCAGCAAattgttttccatttcaaaGAAATTCATTAATCTATTCTATTGTGACTGCATTTATTGCTTCTTATAAAAGAATCATACAAGATGACGACTGAACACAATTTCCAGGGCTGCAGCAATGACAGGGagtcaataaatgaaaattcaattcttCATTGGTcgaataaaaatagaatagagcatataatcaataaatcaatttaaattcttctTTAATAACTCAATTATAAAACTActtcaatattatcaaaacgataatgcaaaaatacattaattcATCTATTCTATTATGGATTCTTATAAAAGAGTTATACAAGATGTCGACAGAATATAATTGCCAGGGCTGCAGCAATGTCAGGgagtcaataaataaatataaatagaatagaGCATTCATAGTGCGATTATCACAACCTAAACATTGACTTGACGCCCACAcaaaattctatatataaatatatatgccaCAAGGTCGTCGGCTGATTGGATGTGATGGGTGTGTCTGAGTGTCTAAGTGTGTGTCTGTTCGATTGATTGGCTCTGATTAAACGCTTATCGAAAACTGatcaacaaataatatttgatatatatttgaatCTTTTCAGCGCACGATCAAGGCGATGGAACAGACGTGGCACGAGGAGTGCTTCGTCTGTGGCGGACCATGCAAGAAGCCTTTGGTGGGCACCTCGTTCTATGAGCGCGAGGGTCGTCCCTACTGTCGCATCGACTTTGAGCAACTGTTTGCGGCACGATGCGCCGGCTGCAGTCAGCCCATCACGGAGAATGCCATTGTTGCATTGAATGCCAAATGGCATCGCGATTGCTTCAAGTGCAAGGTGAGCGAAATCAACACAGAGAATGAGAGAAACGTTGAAGAGCTTATACTTTAAATACTATACAAAGAGAAACGGATTCGTGTATATCGATCACCAATTTTCTGAATTTATGAGCCGACAATAGATGAACAATTTCAGAATcgaatattaatataatgctTATACTATGCAACAATATTGGAAATGTTAAATTGCAGTTgactaaattaaaaacaaatcaagtaagaaagctacagagAAGTgagctcgactttgagatataatcaatatataccaaaaaaaatagttaaaatataccaaatagataTACCGTAAATATATTAggaatatactaaatgctatatttggtatttggctatagtactacattagaaatataccatagagtgaaaaatataccagattgtcagccgataaaactaaaaaccgtataaaagtatttcttaaagaacttctacaatatttatccgatcgcaaccaaaattTCAGCAATCACAAATACTGCAGTTATTATAGTCTgacccaaaaataaaactttaaaattacacttacttattatttgatttttatcgGTTTGGGTACGCAGTCAAAATTTTTATCAATCAGCCTAGAAGTAGATTCTGTTCTTTAACTATCGCACAACAATGAATAATGTTTGTCttgtgtttaatataaatttaaaatgaaatttgtttgctcaAACTTAAATAGTAACCTTGAAATGCGTTTCTCTCTGTGTAAATAATAGAATCTCAAACAATATCTAATATCTTGCTTTCTAATTTCTGTTGCAGAAATGCGCCTCGCCCATTACGGCGAGCACGTTTGCCGTGGAGGATAATTTGCCGCTGTGCACGGCTTGCTCTGGCTAAGGAATGCTCTTacctcccacacacacacaaacaaacacacacacacacacaaagaaatACACCCAcaaacaaacacgcacacaagcacacacacacatcgatgTATATTATAGATGTTTATGGTATTTTGTAGAATTCGCAAATTGTTGAACAAACTTTAAAAACATAACAcagaatgaaatgaaatgaaatgaaaagaaatgaacGGAAAGGTCAGGCAAGAATATAGATATATGGTATTCCCTCctttctcttgctctctctctttcactctctcccctctccgTCTGGCAGACCACGCActaagatatatatataatataatttatgaaatgcaaCAATTTGTACACGAGAAATGCATTTACTGAAGACACCTGCCACACAGAAAACTGTCAGAGTAGAAGAGTAAAAAAGAGGTGGGATAAAGAGACACAGAGAGGGGGAAGGAGAAAAGAGAGGAGGCCGCCTGTgcattattcaaatattaaactatataattgtatttagttgttATACACGCATGAACAAGAAACCTTTGACTAGCTCATCACgcctttctttctcttttcttaCTCTCGATATATCTGTCTCGCTCG
It encodes the following:
- the LOC132797244 gene encoding transforming growth factor beta-1-induced transcript 1 protein encodes the protein MSEPASICHKCNEVIQQRIITALGKTWHPEHFACKDCNRPITEATFHIQSDEPVCSDCFVSNYSGTCFGCKQPILERTIKAMEQTWHEECFVCGGPCKKPLVGTSFYEREGRPYCRIDFEQLFAARCAGCSQPITENAIVALNAKWHRDCFKCKKCASPITASTFAVEDNLPLCTACSG